ACCTCTTAGAGGAGTGTAATGCAAATATTGGTGTCAATAATGATGAAGCGATCGATTGTATTGTTAAAGCTGTCAAAATGGCGGGATCTTGCATGAAATGTCCAAGTGGTACACAAAAGCGATCGCGCCAACAACAGCCCCCATGGTTCAACCGTATTTGTCAGCAGCAAAAACAtcaggtgaaaaaaaaattgtatgaattTAGGAAAAATAGCACAGAAGAATCTCTGCACGTCTACAAACGTAGTCGAAACTTGTTCAGAAATACATGCAGGAAGTTTAAAAGAAACTATGCTGATACATTATCGACAAAACTGAGAAACCAATGGGAGCATGTTTCAGGTAGTGATGGTATGTGGGCCATGATCAAAGACAGTCAGAAAGGATCACGTGATAACCCGTCAATTTCATGCAAACAGTGGGTCGACTATTTCACAAAATTAAGCAACCCTCAAAATACGTCATTTGGTGTAACTTTTGAGGAAGAGAATAGTGTAGGTTTGGATTCAGATGATACGTATTtagatattttgaattcaaGCATCACTGACGAGGAAATCATGAAAGTGGTATTAAGATTGAAAAACGGCAAATCACCTGGTCCAGACGGCATACCGTCAGAATTTTTCAAATGTACTGTATCTACCTTGTTGCCCattatttttaaatatgtatggtaacttatttaccatacatattttttttaaatcatacagattgattcgagtacctgtggtaTATACGATCAGCATGGCCCATAGTGTCAGAGCACCGAAGCAGTGGTCTCTATCAAAACATGAAACCGTAACATCCTTTAAAGCCTGGCGTCAGAACCTCCAGTACTTATTAATTAAGTGCTTTTTTGTATTTACGTTTTTGATGtcattgttttcttgttttcttgatcgggtaataaaagatatcatatcatcatatcatatcataaatgGGGGAAAAGTCCAAGACAATCCCATTACGTGATTTTGTTAGTGACGGTAATGGCGGCGTACCGGAGGGGAAAAGACGCACAGCACCACAAAAAAGGTCACACCTACAATTGATGTTGTGTTGAATTGGTAACTATTGTCCCATAATTTCGTCCCACTTTCTGGGGTCAGGAGAATTGTCCACATGAAAGCATTCATATCCACAAAAGCATTAAAAATGAGCCTGTTATAACAAAGAACATGCAAAGGTAGCAACAAAAGCGACTTGAGTGTTTTGCTATGTGAATTGTCTCCAAAAATGCACAAACTGTTAAATACATAAAGTAACAAACAATAAACTCTAGTTCACAAATAAGAACAAATAGTAGCCGCGATGGCAAGTCCGAGTTTGTCTATGTTATATAGTCCTGGAGACATTTGGGAGGTCTGCGGTCATGACGAGGTCTGCTTGAAATTTCAGTGCCGGCAATTTTTGTTGAACTTCTACTTCCATGTTATGACATTGACTTTGCACCTTAGGAAGATGCACGAAGTTGCGATCCCACGAATTTGCGAATGGAACACCAATCACCATCAATATCGGTTACCAAGTACCAGTGCGTGCGTACGGGTTATTGTGATCGTCATATACGTAGACCAGGTCCCCAACTGTAATATACACCCATAGTCTGTTGAATGAGGTATGCTGTCTCGATTCATTGACCTTTCACTGTATGGGCTTCACCCCAAGGGCAGAGCCAGGAGTTGACTCCCCCATCCCAAGGCGAGTGtcttaaattttacattttttccaaaacaggaaaacttggaatgtctattgtctaaacatgactatatgtaaattacgcGAATGGCGCACATGtccgtgaatttgaaacaaaggACGCCTTGAGGACAATTGTTTTCCAGACACACTATCTTATTAAATACTAAAACATGTAGCGTCATGATAGCTCGCCTAAATTCTCGTATACGTAGCAGAGGCCTGTCTGCCAGGGAAATGTGGACTCAACAGGACCAGTTTACAAATGATCATCTACCACTCATAGCAACACAACCAACGTACCACAAACCGCCCATACAGTGAAAGGTCAATGAATCGAGACAGCATACCTCATTCAACAGACTATGGGTGTATATTACAGTTGGGGACCTGGTCTACGTATATGACGATCACAATAACCCGTACGCACGCACTGGTACTTGGTAACCGATATTGATGGTGATTGGTGTTCCATTCGCAAATTCGTGGGATCGCAACTTCGTGCATCTTCCTAAGGTGCAAAGTCAATGTCATAACATGGAAGTAGAAGTTCAACAAAAATTGCCGGCACTGAAATTTCAAGCAGACCTCGTCATGACCGCAGACCTCCCAAATGTCTCCAGGAATATATAACATAGACAAACTCGGACTTGCCATCGCGGCTACTATTTGTTCTTATTTGTGAACTAGAGTTTATTGTTTGTTACTTTATGTATTTAACAGTTTGTGCATTTTTGGAGACAATTCACATAGCAAAACACTCAAGTCGCTTTTGTTGCTACCTTTGCATGTTCTTTGTTATAACAGGCTCATTTTTAATGCTTTTGTGGATATGAATGCTTTCATGTGGACAATTCGTCTATGGACAGTACTCTCCCTTTCTCATTGTCTTAAGAAAGGGGAAAGTGAAAAGAGGAGTGTCACTCCAGGAAGCTaatattgttgtatttgtagttagagagcgatcagtttttacggccgggggtgggccggtgacttcttgttcgtgttgtacttaaaaatagtgaccccctgtGATTCAcccacaaaacaatccaccccaccctgacaaataaaaaaccacactgaccccccccccgacaTTTATTGACAAGAACcattcttcttgttcttgcaaaaaaaaacactctagattctcaaagcacaatgcaacacactgcatagttaattttacttgttacatttacagtaattttaagtgtatctggtaaatttctatcccaaatccattgcttcacatgaataaagctctttagacaggaaccctatgagaagtatgattgtctgttgacggacatgcaaaatattcatggtttagtaaccaaaagttctaggatatctcttagattgattGAACTATTACcgttatagattaattcagctaattataaagtgcaatattagaaatggagttaatataattgtaaacctcgGGCCTGCTATACAAGCGCGAAGGTTGGGAGGGGGTGTCCATCTCCCATGGTaagacctttttgaaaaatgcaCAACTTTCTATGGCCATTTAGATCACCATtcgaagtaaaacacaacttagttatatcataaaaatcactaattttagggtttcaaaagtttaaatcatttcaagtcgtGCCCACGCCAGGCGTGGGAGAGGGAGTGTTGcccctcccatggtaagagctttttgaaaaatgaacaccctTTGGAGgacatttagagcaccattcagaagtaaaacattacacaacttagttatatcataaaagtatcactaattttagggtttcaaaagtttaaatcatttcaagtcatattgatataaataataatgataaaaaagatcaagtagaaagtgagaaattttgggaaaacatgcacaatggaggtcagttaccatttagagatacaaattcattaaattattttaaagtgtgtCTCTCttggctatgtttgtgtgcaattcaacatgttcaggtcaatggaggcacagattttagagtcagtccatccagtaaatgtcaaagtatttcatttcttatgtgttacgtgtacagtgtacacatgcaagttttatACGACATGATTAAACAATGCAACTAATGGCCTGCAATATTAAGAAGttatttctaacaaaactgttgcttaaaaggtgcaatgttatgactccatgtcatatgcttgggatctatcaagagacaaagagtttatgttatatttgaacgtgTATTTATaaccattgtttatggtttattgtatgcacatacattgtaGTATTGAAAAttaagtacagcagggtggttcatgattttgttcatttattgaaaataaggtgaccccccccctttattcactttgtaaaaaagATGACCCCTCCTTTGAGTCGCAAATTGaggtgtccccccccccccgccggaAAAACTGATCTCTCCCATACCATCAGCGCATTGCATCTTGGGTACCTTTGTTTTCGCCATGCTCGATTACTCGTATTAAATCACGTTTCTACCGTTCCCGTGTGTCTTTCCAACTGGCACTGGACGTAATATCACCGTCCTGTGCGCAGCTAGCTTATAAAAGCGTTTCATACCGTAGCTATGTGACGATCACCTTCTAAGTTGCttcattatgtttttatttcatttcacctttcctttatttttgttattttggcaGATGACTTATCACAGTCTATCATCGCATCGGAGGGTCTTCATAATACTTGTAGTTATTGGCTTAATATATATCCTATGGTACCTAGGTGAGTCATACGTCTCAACTGTTCAGATGGAACCTCTCTCAAACAAAATATGTCAAGTtaaccccccccaccccccaacccctctcctccctctctctgtctctctctctgtctctctccctctccctctctctctctctctctctctctctctctctctctctctatatatatatatatatatatatatatatatatatatatatatatatatatatatatatatatatatatatatatatatatatatatatatatatcttcgcCTTTCACTTtaacaatgaaaaatatattatatatccatTTGTGAAAGTCGGGGTCACATTTACATCTGAGTATTCTAGGCTACTTCTCATGTCATGTATAGTTATGCACCATCAACGACAATATTTTTCCAATCTGAGACGTCTTCGTCAACATTGTTACTTTTTGAGTTATTGTTTTCCAGTACGTAGCGGAGTaagcgccatcaacgacaaTATTTTTCTAATCTGATATGTCTGACTATGCTGGGGTTTCAAAAATACCAGTCGTACAAGTTGTTTTAGTATTGTCAtgattttattagcacaactgaactgaaggttcagtagtgctataggcatgggaaaatgtctgtctgtctgtatgtgtgtgtgtgtgtgtgtgtgtgtgtgtgcacaacttaaagtcaaaaactgctgtaccgattgctttgatatttggtggtcatgttacttctggtgtctagttgggaaattgttcaaatgaaaatgattgcatcagagatgtgggttttgggtcaaaaaagtgttattctgcacattttcttcaaaatattttgacacaattggccccaGCACCCAtaaccacacccttagcaacaaccgaatggcagtatattttgctcaaataacaacatcatctggtaggaaagtgagtaaacattcaaaaatgtatgcaaatatccctagtaacaagaccacgcccatagcaacagccaaattgttgtgtatttcacaaagataacaaaagggattaatagacaaatgaacaaacattcaaaagatgtatgtaacttttcctagcaacaagaccacgtgcatagcaacaaccaaatggtcacatatattgcagagataacaacaggaattgaaagacaaatgaataaacattcaaaaaatgtatgcaaatgtgcctagccaGAAGagcacgcccatagcaacagccaaatgatcgcgtatatcacaaagatagtaACATGGTTGGAGAGGCATgcgcaactggatagtcattcagcaaatgaacacctattgttagcatggactagttaaacactgtacagttgtgctacagcgccattggcggtatttttaacATTTCCTTGCTCATTCTTCACATATACAGCTTCTCCTCTACAGTCACAACGTATTATGCCAACATATCGACACACCAAAACTTGGAACAACAAAATATCTATGTTTTCCGAAAACAACACTACAAGTGTCGGTTCACACTCGGATATCCAGAATAACTTGACggtaaaattaatttttgaattcCCATTTTTCCTCTTGTACTTTGCGTGAGACCCAAGGCCAGGGCAGTTGTGGTCAAAATTCGATCAATTGTCTTAAAATGTGAGATTTTACTCTTAACAGTACAGAGTTTGGTGATGAATATACACACGATTTGATATTAGTTTGTGTACTGAATTATTAAAAAGTAGAATACTGTCACAACTAACTAAAAATATTGGTAAACCTATGAAGTAGACTGTTACTTGATATTCATATCCCGTGTGAAGTGTTTTACCTATGAAGTAGACTGTTACTTGATATTCATATCCCGTGTGAAGTGTTTTACCTATGAAGTAGACTGTTACTTGATATTCATATCCCGTGTGAAGTGTTTTACCTATGAAGTAGACTGTTACTTGACATTCATATCCCGTGTGAAGTGTTTTACCTATGAAGTAGACTGTTACTTGATATTCATATCCCGTGTGAAGTGTTTTACCTATGAAGTAGACTGTTACTTGATATTCATATCCCGTGTGAAGTGTTTTACCTATGGAGTAGACTGTTACTTGATATTCATATCCCGTGTGAAGTGTTTTTGGCTCTGATTCATACTTACCTTCCTTtgaactaggtgcaaacaacacCAAGCTGCATTGAGTGTGATGGCGTCCTAAATTTAACCCACATTTACGAAGAGAGAGGGCGTCTAGTTCACGATCAATGTCAGACCTACAAACGAACGAAGCCAACTGACAGCGCCCTCTTCAGACAACTCTTCGTTGACGATAAATATAAGTTTATGTATTGTCCCATCGCTAAGATTGGAAATACAGCTTGGAGGACGGTGATGCTTGTTTTACGAGGTGCAATAAAAAGCATCTCTGATTTGGAAAAGGGAGGAGAAGTTTATATTAAGTACCATTACAGAACACTCGATGAGTACTCATACTATGATCAGCAGGAACGTTTGCACGGTGAATACACAACATTTTTGTTCGTCAGACATCCATTTTCCCGCCTTTTATCAGCTTTTAGGGATAAGTTTGAAGACATACCGGATATGTCACGTTTGCGAAAGTATTCACCTATAGTAAAGAAAGCGACGGGAAGGAGAGACTCAAGCCTTACAATAAAATTTGAAGAGTTTGTCCGGTATCTGCTCAAAACGGATCCGTCTACGTACGACATCCACTGGCTTCCGATGCATATTGCATGTCATCTCTGTTTTCTTGAGTATGACGTCATTGGCAAGTATGAAACATTTGCCAAAGACACTGATTACGTCATGAAACTAATCAACGCTGATGGCGTACTGAGTTTCCCGTATTATGCGCCGCATGCCACCAACAGTTCttctgatgacgtcatcaaacaATATTATAATCGGTTAACAAAAACTGAAATTCAGAAACTTTACAAGATATATGAATGGGACTTCAAATTATTTGGATATGAAATTCCCCATGACCTTGGATTGTGATGTTTTTTTCTGAGATAAAAATCTGTCAcatatgttttgtaattttttaagggtacgggaggtattaaaaggggaatgtctgtctgtctgtctgtctgtctgtctgtatgtctgtctgtctgtgtgtctgtgtcatcattttctaaaattcggctggctcaattgtaatgaaatttgggatatataatctttagggtaatagctagacctgattaggttttgagccagatctgttaatgtttaattagagaaatttgcatattaatgaaatcaactaattacgcaatatcttaagactgcatacttcaatttcaatatgatttagtttattcgttaaacataacaacatacattattcctataaaattcgttgatgtatcttagagcgttaatgaataatttgcataattaattatttttggtaattaggctatatcttaagaatacatacttcaaattcaacataatttagtacatacattaaccataagaaaacacatatgtcctgtcaagtttgttgatgcaccgtacagtgttaatgaaaaatttgcataattaatgattttcggtaattaggctatatcttaagaatacatacttcaattccaatgtaattcagtacacacgttaaccataacaatcgcatatgtcctgtaaggcttgttggtgtacctttagtgttaatgaataatttgcataattaatgattcttggtaattaggctatatcttacgactgcatgcttcaatttcaatacaattcagtacatacattaaccataacaaattgtgtatgtcctataaagttagttgatgtaccttacagtgttaatgaataatttgcataattaatgattttcggtaattaggctatatcttatgactGCATTAagtagtatcatacactcttacatacattaacctaagaaagcatgcttgtccaaaaaacaaagcctgttaccatagtttttttagtttaatgagttatttgcataattagttattcccttacgggaggcattcagtttaaatctggtttactttgaatgtgacattttttcggcaactactttgaaagatacgacattaggccagaacaaaaatgaaaaagctgttaaacctacccatatatttt
This Glandiceps talaboti chromosome 13, keGlaTala1.1, whole genome shotgun sequence DNA region includes the following protein-coding sequences:
- the LOC144445092 gene encoding carbohydrate sulfotransferase 11-like, whose translation is MPTYRHTKTWNNKISMFSENNTTSVGSHSDIQNNLTVQTTPSCIECDGVLNLTHIYEERGRLVHDQCQTYKRTKPTDSALFRQLFVDDKYKFMYCPIAKIGNTAWRTVMLVLRGAIKSISDLEKGGEVYIKYHYRTLDEYSYYDQQERLHGEYTTFLFVRHPFSRLLSAFRDKFEDIPDMSRLRKYSPIVKKATGRRDSSLTIKFEEFVRYLLKTDPSTYDIHWLPMHIACHLCFLEYDVIGKYETFAKDTDYVMKLINADGVLSFPYYAPHATNSSSDDVIKQYYNRLTKTEIQKLYKIYEWDFKLFGYEIPHDLGL